A stretch of the Bacillus sp. FJAT-18017 genome encodes the following:
- the carB gene encoding carbamoyl-phosphate synthase large subunit: protein MPKRRDINTIMVIGSGPIIIGQAAEFDYAGTQACLALKEEGYKVILVNSNPATIMTDTEIADKVYIEPLTLEFVSRIIRKERPDALVATLGGQTGLNLAVELAKSGVLAECGTEILGTKLDAIEKAEDRELFRNLMNELGEPVPESAIVHTLAEAKAFVETIGFPIIVRPAFTLGGTGGGICSNDEELEEIVTGGLKHSPVSQCLLEKSIAGYKEIEYEVMRDANDTAIVVCNMENIDPVGIHTGDSIVVAPSQTLSDREYQLLRNVSLKVIRALGIEGGCNVQLALDPESFNYYIIEVNPRVSRSSALASKATGYPIAKLAAKIAVGLTLDEMMNPVTGKTYASFEPALDYIVTKIPRWPFDKFETGNRVLGTQMKATGEVMAIGRTFEESLLKAIRSLEVNVHHFELPDAQGISDEIIEKRIRKAGDERLFYISEALRRGVTIETIHDWSKIDLFFLHKFKGIIQIEKELTESRFDVQACREAKKRGFTDMAIAKAWACPVSEVTVWRKQNGIIPVYKMVDTCASEFESQTPYLYGTYEEENESVRSGRKSVVVLGSGPIRIGQGIEFDYATVHSVKAIREAGYEAIIINSNPETVSTDFSISDKLYFEPLTIEDVMHIIELENPIGVVVQFGGQTAINLASGLAERGVRLLGTSLEDLDRAEDRDKFEQALLEHGIPMPLGKTALSVEEAVDIAEEIGYPVLVRPSYVLGGRAMEIVDREDELIHYMENAVKINTGHPVLIDRYITGKEIEVDAISDGFDVVIPGIMEHIERAGVHSGDSIAVYPPQSLTEENKRVLADYTERLARGLNIVGLLNIQFVLSDHGVFVLEVNPRSSRTVPFLSKITGVPMAKMATKAMLGISLREQGFTSGLIEEPKEVYVKVPVFSFAKLRRVDITLGPEMKSTGEVMGKDFTLEKALYKGLVASGISIKKFGTVLMTVADKDKQEASKLAKRFAAEGYRVMATSGTAAAIAGMGVPVEVVGKIGSEGPTLVDIIQKGEVQFIVNTLTRGKQPERDGFRIRREAVENGIPCLTSLDTAEAILGVIQSMNFSAEVISSSKTEVLV from the coding sequence ATGCCAAAGCGTAGAGATATTAATACAATCATGGTTATCGGTTCTGGCCCAATCATTATCGGCCAGGCCGCGGAATTCGACTATGCGGGCACACAAGCTTGTCTTGCCCTTAAGGAAGAAGGCTACAAGGTTATCCTTGTCAACTCAAACCCAGCAACGATTATGACCGATACGGAAATTGCTGACAAGGTGTACATCGAGCCACTGACATTGGAGTTTGTGTCGAGAATCATTAGGAAGGAACGACCGGATGCACTCGTTGCAACTTTAGGAGGGCAGACAGGGCTGAACCTCGCTGTAGAACTAGCCAAATCCGGTGTCCTGGCAGAATGCGGAACAGAAATCCTTGGGACCAAGCTTGATGCAATTGAAAAGGCGGAAGATAGAGAATTGTTCCGGAATTTAATGAACGAGCTGGGTGAACCAGTTCCTGAAAGTGCAATCGTCCATACATTGGCGGAGGCAAAGGCCTTCGTTGAAACAATCGGTTTTCCTATTATTGTACGCCCGGCGTTTACGCTTGGTGGAACTGGCGGCGGAATCTGTTCGAATGATGAAGAGCTTGAAGAAATCGTTACAGGCGGGCTGAAACATAGTCCCGTCAGCCAATGCCTCCTTGAAAAAAGCATCGCCGGCTACAAGGAAATCGAATATGAGGTTATGCGGGACGCAAATGATACAGCCATCGTTGTATGTAACATGGAAAATATCGATCCAGTGGGTATTCATACTGGTGATTCAATTGTCGTCGCCCCAAGCCAGACGCTGAGTGACAGAGAATATCAGCTATTAAGAAATGTATCGTTAAAGGTAATCAGGGCGCTTGGAATTGAGGGCGGCTGCAATGTTCAGCTCGCTCTTGATCCCGAAAGCTTCAATTATTACATTATTGAAGTGAATCCAAGGGTTAGCCGCTCATCCGCACTAGCCTCGAAAGCAACCGGCTACCCGATTGCGAAGCTTGCCGCTAAAATCGCTGTGGGTCTTACGCTTGATGAGATGATGAACCCTGTCACCGGAAAGACATATGCAAGTTTCGAGCCGGCCCTTGACTATATTGTTACGAAAATACCAAGATGGCCATTTGACAAATTTGAAACAGGCAACCGGGTCCTTGGGACGCAAATGAAGGCGACCGGAGAAGTAATGGCAATCGGACGGACGTTTGAAGAATCACTGTTAAAGGCGATTCGCTCCCTTGAAGTAAATGTTCATCATTTCGAGCTCCCTGATGCTCAAGGAATTTCAGATGAAATCATCGAAAAGCGGATCCGTAAAGCTGGCGATGAAAGGCTCTTCTATATTTCTGAAGCGTTAAGGCGAGGTGTCACGATAGAAACGATTCATGATTGGAGTAAGATTGACCTGTTTTTCCTTCATAAGTTTAAAGGAATAATTCAGATTGAAAAAGAGTTAACAGAAAGCCGATTCGATGTGCAGGCCTGCCGCGAAGCCAAAAAGCGCGGGTTTACTGACATGGCAATCGCCAAAGCATGGGCATGTCCTGTGAGCGAAGTAACTGTTTGGCGGAAGCAAAATGGAATTATCCCAGTGTATAAGATGGTTGATACATGTGCATCAGAGTTCGAATCACAAACACCTTATCTCTATGGGACGTATGAAGAAGAAAATGAATCCGTAAGAAGCGGCCGGAAAAGTGTTGTTGTACTTGGATCAGGGCCAATCCGGATTGGCCAGGGAATCGAATTTGATTATGCGACAGTCCATTCTGTCAAGGCAATCCGCGAAGCTGGCTATGAGGCAATTATCATCAACAGCAATCCGGAAACTGTTTCAACAGATTTCAGCATTTCCGACAAGCTTTATTTTGAACCGCTGACCATCGAGGATGTGATGCATATCATTGAACTCGAGAATCCAATTGGCGTTGTGGTCCAATTTGGCGGCCAGACGGCAATCAACCTCGCTTCAGGCTTGGCAGAGCGTGGCGTCCGGCTCTTGGGCACGTCGCTTGAGGATTTGGACCGTGCTGAAGACCGCGATAAATTCGAGCAGGCGCTGCTCGAACATGGTATTCCAATGCCGCTTGGGAAAACAGCTTTGTCTGTTGAAGAAGCGGTTGATATAGCGGAGGAGATCGGCTATCCGGTGCTCGTAAGGCCTTCGTATGTACTTGGAGGCAGGGCGATGGAGATTGTTGACCGTGAAGACGAGCTCATCCATTACATGGAGAATGCTGTGAAAATCAACACAGGCCACCCTGTCCTGATCGACCGTTATATCACAGGAAAGGAAATTGAGGTTGATGCCATATCGGACGGGTTCGATGTGGTGATTCCGGGCATCATGGAGCACATCGAACGGGCTGGCGTCCATTCTGGCGATTCAATTGCTGTTTACCCGCCTCAATCGCTGACTGAGGAAAACAAGCGAGTGCTTGCCGATTATACTGAGCGGCTTGCACGAGGCCTCAACATCGTTGGGCTATTGAATATCCAGTTTGTCCTCTCTGATCACGGTGTCTTTGTTCTTGAAGTAAATCCGCGTTCAAGCAGAACAGTTCCTTTCCTAAGCAAAATTACAGGCGTGCCTATGGCTAAAATGGCGACGAAGGCAATGCTTGGTATCTCGTTACGGGAACAGGGCTTCACTAGCGGCTTAATTGAGGAGCCGAAGGAAGTATATGTAAAGGTTCCAGTGTTTTCTTTTGCAAAATTAAGGAGAGTCGATATAACTCTTGGACCAGAAATGAAATCGACCGGCGAGGTAATGGGCAAGGATTTCACCCTGGAAAAGGCGCTCTATAAGGGACTTGTTGCCTCAGGCATCTCAATAAAGAAGTTCGGGACGGTCCTTATGACTGTTGCCGATAAGGATAAGCAGGAAGCTTCCAAGCTTGCTAAGAGGTTTGCCGCTGAAGGCTACCGTGTCATGGCAACGAGCGGGACAGCAGCTGCAATTGCCGGCATGGGGGTTCCGGTCGAAGTAGTTGGAAAAATTGGTTCCGAAGGCCCTACACTTGTCGACATTATTCAAAAGGGTGAAGTTCAGTTTATCGTCAATACCCTGACAAGAGGGAAGCAGCCGGAGAGGGACGGTTTTAGAATCAGGCGAGAAGCAGTTGAAAATGGTATTCCTTGCCTGACTTCATTGGATACAGCTGAAGCAATCCTGGGGGTAATTCAATCAATGAACTTTTCTGCAGAAGTGATTTCCTCCAGCAAGACGGAGGTGCTGGTTTGA
- the pyrR gene encoding bifunctional pyr operon transcriptional regulator/uracil phosphoribosyltransferase PyrR has protein sequence MGQKAVVLDEQAIRRALTRIAHQIIEKNKGIEDCILVGIRTRGVYLAERLAEKIQQIEGKDIATGELDITLYRDDLTKKTEDSEPLVKGSDIPAGVTDKKVIMIDDVLYTGRTVRAGMDAIMDLGRPAQIQLAVLVDRGHRELPIRADYVGKNIPTSSSERIVVELSELDGSDQVSIYE, from the coding sequence ATGGGACAAAAAGCAGTTGTTTTAGATGAACAGGCAATCCGAAGGGCATTGACCCGGATAGCCCATCAAATCATCGAAAAGAATAAAGGCATTGAGGATTGTATTCTTGTTGGTATCAGAACAAGAGGCGTCTATCTTGCAGAAAGACTTGCTGAGAAAATCCAGCAGATTGAGGGAAAAGACATTGCGACCGGGGAACTTGACATCACCTTGTACCGCGATGATTTAACTAAAAAAACCGAAGATAGTGAACCGCTTGTTAAGGGTTCGGATATCCCGGCGGGTGTAACTGACAAGAAGGTTATTATGATTGATGATGTCCTATATACAGGAAGGACAGTCCGCGCAGGAATGGATGCAATCATGGACCTTGGCCGTCCTGCACAAATCCAGCTGGCCGTCCTCGTTGACCGTGGACATCGTGAACTTCCAATCAGGGCCGATTATGTTGGCAAAAACATCCCGACCTCCAGCTCAGAAAGAATCGTGGTTGAACTGTCTGAACTTGATGGCAGTGACCAGGTAAGCATTTACGAGTAA
- a CDS encoding solute carrier family 23 protein, producing the protein MHNKPVLDVNEKPNIIQLITLSLQHLFAMFGATILVPFLVDLSPAIALISSGLGTLAFMAITKWQVPAYLGSSFAFIYPILAAKATDGPGGAMIGSFMAGLVYGIVALIIKKAGHRWIMNILPPIVVGPVIIVIGLSLAGTAVGMAMNTTNGPEHYSLIHFSAALITLASTIIFSVFTRGMLSIIPILAGIVVGYLYSLAVGIVDFSKVIEAKIFEMPEFIIPFVHYDINITLDLVLLMVPVAVVTLSEHIGHQLVLSKVVGRDYIKEPGLHRSILGDGVATMISALIGGPPKTTYGENIGVLAITKVYSVYVIAGAAIAAIIFGFIGTITALIGSIPPAVMGGVSILLFGIIASSGLRMLVDSKIDFGNNRNLAISSVILVVGIGGAFIKVTDRFEIQGMALAAILGIVLNLVLPGRESAQENMFEVNDDEKTA; encoded by the coding sequence ATGCATAACAAACCAGTTCTAGACGTAAATGAAAAACCAAACATTATCCAGTTAATTACCTTGAGCCTTCAGCACCTGTTTGCGATGTTTGGCGCGACCATTCTTGTACCGTTCCTGGTCGATTTGAGCCCCGCGATTGCGCTAATCTCAAGCGGCCTGGGAACTCTAGCCTTCATGGCGATTACCAAATGGCAAGTACCAGCTTACCTAGGATCTTCCTTTGCATTTATTTATCCGATTTTGGCCGCAAAAGCGACTGATGGCCCCGGCGGCGCAATGATTGGAAGCTTTATGGCAGGTTTGGTTTATGGAATTGTCGCTCTTATTATTAAAAAAGCTGGCCACCGCTGGATAATGAATATTCTGCCTCCAATCGTTGTAGGCCCCGTCATCATCGTAATTGGACTTTCACTCGCTGGAACAGCGGTAGGCATGGCTATGAATACAACAAACGGCCCTGAGCATTATAGCTTGATTCATTTCTCGGCAGCACTCATAACCCTTGCATCCACCATCATATTCTCTGTTTTCACCAGAGGGATGCTGAGTATCATCCCAATTCTCGCAGGCATCGTGGTTGGCTATCTTTACTCGCTGGCTGTAGGTATTGTTGATTTTTCAAAAGTGATAGAGGCAAAAATCTTTGAAATGCCAGAGTTTATCATTCCTTTCGTTCACTACGATATTAATATCACACTTGACCTTGTCCTATTGATGGTGCCGGTCGCAGTTGTCACATTGTCCGAGCATATTGGCCATCAGCTTGTCCTCAGCAAAGTCGTTGGCCGTGACTATATTAAAGAGCCAGGCCTGCACCGCTCCATCCTCGGAGACGGGGTAGCAACAATGATTTCTGCACTGATTGGCGGGCCGCCAAAGACCACTTATGGTGAAAATATTGGTGTTCTGGCCATTACAAAGGTTTATAGTGTCTATGTCATCGCTGGAGCCGCCATTGCGGCAATAATTTTCGGATTTATTGGAACAATCACAGCGTTGATCGGTTCAATCCCACCTGCTGTAATGGGAGGCGTATCCATCCTCTTGTTCGGAATCATTGCCTCTTCAGGCTTGAGGATGCTAGTTGACAGTAAAATCGATTTTGGAAACAATCGTAATCTTGCCATCTCCTCGGTCATCCTTGTAGTCGGTATCGGAGGAGCGTTCATAAAGGTTACTGACAGATTTGAAATCCAGGGCATGGCTCTGGCAGCAATTCTTGGAATCGTGCTGAACCTGGTCCTTCCAGGCAGGGAGTCTGCACAGGAGAATATGTTTGAAGTAAATGATGACGAAAAAACAGCCTAA
- the lspA gene encoding signal peptidase II: MLYYLIAAFIILLDQITKWLIVKYMNIGDSIPVINDFLYITSHRNKGAAWGILQGQMWLFYVITVIVIIGIVYYIQKETKGKTLLGVSLGFMLGGAIGNFIDRVHRQEVVDFIHTFIFNYNFPVFNIADSALVIGVFLLMIQMIKEEREMKKEKSYGKDGTHHS, encoded by the coding sequence GTGCTTTATTACTTAATTGCGGCTTTTATTATCCTGCTGGACCAAATTACGAAATGGCTGATTGTGAAATATATGAATATAGGAGATAGCATTCCGGTTATAAATGATTTCCTTTATATAACGTCACACCGAAACAAGGGTGCTGCTTGGGGCATTTTGCAGGGGCAGATGTGGCTGTTTTATGTAATAACCGTCATTGTTATCATTGGAATCGTGTATTACATCCAGAAAGAGACTAAGGGCAAGACTCTGCTAGGTGTTTCTCTGGGTTTTATGCTGGGAGGGGCGATTGGCAACTTTATCGATCGTGTTCACCGGCAGGAAGTAGTCGATTTCATCCACACATTCATATTTAACTACAATTTCCCAGTATTCAACATCGCGGATTCCGCACTTGTTATTGGAGTATTTCTATTGATGATACAAATGATAAAAGAAGAACGGGAAATGAAGAAGGAGAAATCGTATGGAAAAGATGGAACACACCATTCTTGA
- a CDS encoding C40 family peptidase, protein MAVRFHVSKGLIVWGVILALVVSMFAVPFTKKAEASVSWGQEVTEVAKRYIGTPYKWGGTTPKGFDASGYTQFVYKKSAAKISLPRTSKDQYKIGKAVAKKNLKEGDLVFFNTDGKGVSFVGIYLGKNKFIAVTVSKGVSIQSMDSKYWKDRYVGAKRVLKQ, encoded by the coding sequence ATGGCAGTACGGTTTCACGTTTCAAAGGGGTTAATAGTATGGGGAGTAATATTGGCGCTGGTTGTTTCTATGTTTGCAGTTCCATTCACCAAGAAGGCGGAGGCATCCGTATCCTGGGGTCAGGAAGTTACCGAAGTTGCGAAACGGTATATCGGAACACCATATAAATGGGGCGGTACAACACCTAAAGGCTTTGATGCTTCAGGCTACACTCAATTCGTTTATAAAAAGTCTGCTGCAAAAATCAGTCTGCCTCGTACTTCAAAAGATCAATATAAGATTGGCAAAGCTGTAGCGAAGAAAAATCTTAAAGAAGGCGATCTTGTATTTTTCAACACGGATGGCAAAGGCGTATCATTTGTTGGTATCTATCTAGGCAAAAACAAATTCATCGCCGTTACTGTAAGCAAAGGAGTTTCTATTCAATCCATGGATTCGAAGTATTGGAAGGACCGCTATGTTGGGGCAAAGAGAGTCTTAAAGCAATAA
- a CDS encoding carbamoyl phosphate synthase small subunit, with protein sequence MKRQLILEDGSIFIGEAFGDLSEAKGEVVFNTGMTGYQEILSDPSYCRQLVVLTYPLIGNYGINRDDFESINPSISALIVKETADFPSNWRNEMTLNEYLKMKKIPGLKGIDTRRLTRAIREHGTMKGAICGVDSDPGKVTAELRNEQIPTDQVKEVSTKNPYPSPGRGNRVVLVDFGMKHGILRELNQRGCDVTVVPYNMTAEEILQMRPDGIMLSNGPGDPKDVPEAIQMLKGVLGKVPVFGICLGHQLFALACGADTEKMPFGHRGSNHPVKELSTGKISITSQNHGYAVKEGSLTHTELEITHIALNDGSIEGLRHKTLPAFTVQYHPEASPGPEDANALFDQFMEIIEIHTREEQRYAKA encoded by the coding sequence ATGAAACGCCAACTAATATTGGAGGATGGCAGCATTTTTATAGGCGAAGCATTTGGTGACCTTTCTGAGGCAAAAGGAGAAGTTGTCTTCAACACCGGTATGACAGGCTATCAGGAAATACTCTCTGATCCCAGCTATTGCAGGCAGCTAGTTGTCCTGACGTACCCGCTTATAGGCAACTACGGAATAAACCGCGATGATTTCGAATCGATCAATCCGTCAATTAGCGCGCTAATTGTAAAGGAAACCGCCGATTTTCCCTCTAATTGGCGGAATGAAATGACTTTGAATGAATACTTGAAGATGAAAAAGATTCCCGGGCTGAAAGGAATCGATACACGCAGGCTTACAAGGGCAATCCGCGAACACGGCACAATGAAAGGAGCAATTTGCGGGGTGGATTCAGACCCTGGTAAAGTTACAGCCGAGTTAAGGAATGAGCAGATTCCAACCGACCAGGTTAAAGAAGTTTCTACGAAAAATCCATATCCGAGCCCAGGACGGGGAAACAGGGTTGTTCTCGTCGATTTTGGAATGAAGCATGGCATCTTGAGGGAACTGAATCAGCGAGGCTGTGATGTGACTGTCGTTCCTTATAATATGACGGCAGAGGAAATACTTCAAATGAGACCGGATGGCATCATGCTTTCAAATGGACCGGGAGACCCGAAGGATGTACCAGAAGCCATTCAGATGCTGAAAGGCGTTCTAGGCAAGGTTCCGGTTTTCGGTATTTGCCTGGGCCATCAGCTGTTTGCTCTTGCCTGTGGAGCCGACACAGAAAAAATGCCTTTTGGCCACAGAGGCTCCAACCATCCTGTAAAAGAGCTTTCAACTGGAAAAATTTCAATTACTTCACAAAACCATGGCTATGCCGTGAAAGAGGGATCTCTTACTCATACAGAGCTGGAAATCACTCATATCGCATTAAACGACGGCAGTATTGAAGGCCTGCGGCATAAGACTTTACCTGCCTTTACCGTACAATACCATCCGGAAGCATCACCGGGGCCTGAAGATGCAAACGCACTATTTGACCAATTCATGGAAATCATTGAGATACATACAAGGGAGGAACAGCGATATGCCAAAGCGTAG
- a CDS encoding RluA family pseudouridine synthase gives MEKMEHTILDKEKGDRIDKVVASLNEEWSRTQVQAWIKEGNVLVNQKPVKTNYKCALNDVIEVTVPDPEALDVVPEPMDFDIYFEDSDVLVVNKPKGMVVHPAPGHLTGTLVNGLMHHCKDLSGINGVLRPGIVHRIDKDTSGLLMVAKNDMAHESLVNQLVEKTVTRKYKAIVHGTIPHDYGTVDAPLGRDTRDRQSMTVVDGGKHAVTHFHVLERLEDFTFIECQLETGRTHQIRVHMKYIGYPLVGDPKYGPKKTLDLGGQALHAGILGFKHPRTGEYLEFEAPLPTYFDKLLDELRKKN, from the coding sequence ATGGAAAAGATGGAACACACCATTCTTGATAAAGAGAAGGGTGACAGGATTGATAAGGTAGTTGCATCCCTTAATGAAGAATGGTCAAGGACCCAGGTACAGGCCTGGATTAAAGAAGGCAACGTACTTGTCAATCAAAAGCCTGTCAAAACAAATTACAAATGCGCGCTGAATGACGTGATTGAAGTAACGGTCCCGGATCCGGAAGCACTTGATGTAGTGCCGGAACCTATGGATTTTGATATTTATTTCGAAGATAGTGATGTTCTTGTTGTAAACAAGCCTAAAGGAATGGTCGTCCATCCTGCGCCAGGACATTTGACAGGGACGCTTGTCAACGGGTTAATGCATCATTGCAAGGATTTGTCGGGCATTAATGGGGTTCTTAGGCCTGGTATCGTCCACAGGATTGATAAGGATACGTCAGGGCTTCTAATGGTGGCAAAAAACGACATGGCTCATGAAAGCCTGGTGAATCAGCTTGTTGAAAAAACAGTTACCAGGAAATATAAAGCAATTGTCCACGGCACCATACCGCACGACTATGGGACGGTTGACGCTCCGCTTGGGAGGGATACCAGGGACAGGCAAAGCATGACTGTCGTTGATGGCGGGAAACATGCTGTGACACATTTCCATGTTCTCGAGAGGCTTGAAGATTTCACATTTATTGAATGTCAGCTGGAAACGGGAAGGACCCATCAAATACGCGTCCATATGAAATATATTGGGTATCCGCTTGTTGGTGATCCGAAATACGGACCTAAGAAAACCCTCGATCTAGGCGGGCAGGCATTGCATGCGGGAATACTTGGATTTAAGCATCCTCGTACCGGTGAGTATCTTGAATTTGAAGCACCTCTCCCGACATATTTCGACAAACTCCTAGACGAATTGCGCAAAAAGAATTGA
- a CDS encoding dihydroorotase, with amino-acid sequence MKLLIKDVQLYCEDKHEQKDMYIENGIIACIGKNLELQADRIIYGNGLVAAPGFIDLHVHLREPGGERKETIETGTKAAAKGGFTTIAAMPNTKPVPDTKEQMEWLQGRISETASVRVLPYVSITIGEQGEELTDFAGLKEAGAFAFTDDGVGVQSAAMMLEAMKRAAKLDMPVVAHCEEETLINQGSVHEGSFASKHGLRGIPSVCESVHIARDILLAEAAGCHYHVCHISTKESVRVVRDAKRAGIKVTAEVTPHHLLLSQDDIPGQDTNFKMNPPLRDKQDRKALIEGLQDGTIDFIATDHAPHTQDEKAKGMESAPFGITGLETAFPLLYSNYVEKGIMSLKELIDYMTIKPAQSFGLAYGRLEEGAPADIVLLDLNEIRKINPLDFLSKGKNTPFTGWTCKGWPVLTVAAGKIAYEEERVEA; translated from the coding sequence ATGAAACTTTTAATAAAAGACGTGCAACTGTACTGTGAGGACAAACATGAACAAAAGGATATGTACATAGAAAATGGAATCATCGCATGTATTGGAAAAAATCTCGAACTACAAGCAGACCGGATAATCTATGGGAACGGGCTTGTTGCAGCTCCAGGGTTTATTGACCTGCATGTTCATCTAAGGGAGCCTGGGGGCGAGAGGAAGGAAACAATAGAGACAGGAACAAAGGCTGCTGCAAAAGGTGGATTCACAACGATTGCGGCGATGCCGAATACAAAGCCTGTCCCTGATACAAAGGAGCAGATGGAGTGGCTGCAGGGCAGGATATCAGAAACAGCCTCTGTGAGAGTCCTTCCATATGTATCCATTACAATTGGCGAGCAAGGAGAGGAATTGACCGATTTCGCAGGGCTAAAGGAAGCTGGTGCATTTGCCTTTACTGACGATGGTGTTGGTGTCCAGTCAGCGGCGATGATGCTAGAAGCAATGAAGCGTGCCGCTAAACTTGATATGCCGGTTGTTGCCCATTGCGAAGAAGAGACATTGATTAATCAAGGCTCAGTTCATGAGGGTTCTTTTGCTAGCAAGCACGGGTTAAGGGGAATTCCGTCTGTGTGTGAGAGCGTCCATATCGCCAGGGATATACTGCTTGCCGAGGCTGCAGGATGCCACTACCATGTTTGCCATATTAGCACAAAAGAATCCGTCCGTGTTGTCCGCGATGCGAAGCGTGCAGGGATTAAAGTCACTGCCGAGGTTACACCCCATCATTTACTATTGAGTCAGGATGATATTCCCGGACAGGATACGAATTTTAAAATGAACCCTCCGCTACGGGATAAACAAGATCGGAAGGCATTAATAGAAGGGCTGCAGGATGGAACAATTGATTTTATTGCGACCGACCATGCCCCGCATACTCAAGACGAAAAAGCTAAGGGAATGGAGAGTGCCCCGTTCGGCATAACCGGGCTGGAAACGGCATTTCCGCTCTTGTACAGCAATTATGTTGAAAAAGGAATCATGTCCCTAAAAGAATTAATAGATTACATGACAATCAAGCCTGCCCAATCGTTTGGACTGGCCTATGGAAGGCTGGAAGAAGGGGCTCCTGCCGATATCGTCTTGCTCGACTTGAACGAAATACGCAAAATCAATCCGCTTGACTTTTTATCAAAAGGAAAAAATACACCATTTACAGGATGGACTTGCAAGGGGTGGCCGGTTCTGACCGTTGCAGCTGGAAAGATTGCTTATGAAGAGGAGCGTGTTGAAGCATGA
- a CDS encoding aspartate carbamoyltransferase catalytic subunit: MHLLTLDELELTEILGLLKDAGEFAKGAEWSPSKKMYVSNLFFEPSTRTKCSFEMAERKLGMEIISFEAHTSSALKGESLYDTAKTLEAIGVNALVIRHPSDRFYQELRGVHIPILNAGDGCGDHPTQSLLDLMTIQQEFGRFKGLKIAIIGDIRHSRVAHSNTQALTRLGAKVVFSGPEEWFERTLPYESVDKAVRSSDVVMLLRIQHERHESRSSHPENYHQQFGLTLEREASMKPGSIIMHPAPVNRDVEIAGSLVESSRSRIFKQMENGVYVRMAVLKRALESTNLSRVYSTYPFMVRN, encoded by the coding sequence ATGCATTTACTGACATTAGACGAACTGGAATTGACTGAGATACTCGGATTGTTGAAGGATGCCGGGGAGTTTGCGAAAGGGGCGGAATGGAGCCCCTCCAAGAAGATGTACGTTTCTAACCTGTTTTTTGAACCGAGCACAAGGACCAAATGCAGCTTTGAGATGGCCGAAAGGAAACTTGGCATGGAAATCATCTCATTCGAAGCCCATACATCAAGTGCGCTAAAAGGCGAGAGCCTCTATGATACTGCCAAGACGCTGGAGGCAATTGGGGTGAATGCATTGGTCATACGTCATCCCTCAGACCGCTTTTATCAGGAATTAAGGGGAGTCCATATTCCAATTCTAAATGCAGGTGATGGATGTGGTGATCATCCCACTCAATCACTGCTTGATTTAATGACCATACAGCAGGAATTTGGCAGATTCAAAGGCTTGAAGATTGCTATCATTGGCGACATTCGCCATAGCAGGGTAGCCCATTCAAATACCCAAGCGTTGACCAGACTTGGTGCGAAGGTTGTTTTCTCCGGGCCTGAGGAATGGTTTGAACGAACGCTACCATACGAATCTGTCGATAAAGCTGTAAGAAGCTCTGATGTTGTCATGCTGCTGCGTATTCAGCATGAACGCCATGAGTCTAGGAGCAGCCATCCCGAGAACTATCATCAACAATTTGGTCTGACACTTGAACGGGAAGCATCTATGAAACCTGGGTCAATCATCATGCACCCGGCACCAGTGAACAGGGATGTTGAAATTGCTGGCAGCCTTGTTGAAAGCAGCCGTTCGAGGATTTTTAAGCAAATGGAAAATGGTGTGTATGTTCGGATGGCTGTCCTAAAAAGGGCGCTTGAATCAACGAATCTATCACGAGTCTATTCTACATACCCTTTTATGGTAAGAAACTGA